A stretch of Aureispira sp. CCB-E DNA encodes these proteins:
- a CDS encoding alginate O-acetyltransferase AlgX-related protein, translated as MILQETKVCIVNRMKFKQDISKVLFCSILVLLFVPMIQEEYHWVKVGKLDGYDPHVPQDSALTASTWLTGTYQVAKEQYRERFFGFRNWAIRINNQAKYSLYRRSEADNIVVGKNNYLYGVDYVEAYMGNDFVGEDVIEAKLQRFKELQDTLSELGKHLFIIVTPNKADYFAEYLPNENQTNRVGIKTNYDYYVKGFKTHGINHIDMNQWFLDLKPTAQYPLFPQTGIHLTDYGSILFTDTLIGYVERVLDKDLPDFSWSDMKLSGEARDADNDAERALNLLFKLPYYDLPYPSIHIDDTNKYKPKSLTIGDSFYWTFVHWKGLIKVFDNGDFWYYNREVHPTRQAVSSLNLEEEIKDKEVIFIINSAFNLWRLGFGFDLDLYKHFFPKKVLEDKALLEILIQERMITARKDKKWMALLEERATNAGVPFEKMLYDNVAYVIKQKLQKQ; from the coding sequence ATGATTTTACAGGAAACGAAGGTTTGTATTGTCAATCGTATGAAATTTAAGCAAGACATATCGAAGGTATTATTCTGTAGCATTCTTGTATTGTTGTTTGTGCCAATGATACAAGAAGAATATCATTGGGTAAAAGTAGGTAAACTGGATGGGTATGACCCTCATGTGCCTCAAGATAGTGCGCTAACAGCTAGTACTTGGTTGACAGGAACTTACCAAGTCGCAAAAGAACAGTATAGAGAGCGTTTTTTTGGTTTTAGAAATTGGGCAATACGAATAAACAATCAAGCCAAGTATAGTCTATACAGACGATCGGAAGCCGACAATATCGTTGTAGGTAAAAATAACTACTTGTATGGTGTCGATTATGTGGAAGCATATATGGGCAATGATTTTGTTGGAGAAGATGTGATTGAAGCAAAGTTACAGCGATTTAAAGAATTGCAAGATACTTTGAGCGAGTTGGGAAAACATTTATTTATTATTGTTACACCCAATAAAGCAGATTATTTTGCTGAATATTTGCCCAATGAAAATCAAACGAATAGAGTAGGGATAAAAACAAATTATGATTATTATGTCAAAGGTTTTAAAACACATGGTATCAACCATATTGATATGAATCAGTGGTTTTTGGATTTAAAACCAACCGCTCAATATCCTTTGTTTCCGCAAACAGGAATTCATTTGACGGATTATGGTTCTATTTTGTTTACAGATACTTTGATTGGATATGTGGAGCGTGTTTTAGATAAAGATTTACCTGATTTTTCATGGTCAGATATGAAATTGAGCGGAGAAGCAAGAGATGCGGATAATGATGCAGAACGAGCTTTAAATTTACTATTCAAACTGCCGTATTACGATTTGCCTTATCCAAGCATTCACATCGATGACACCAATAAATACAAACCAAAATCGTTGACAATAGGAGATAGCTTTTACTGGACGTTTGTGCATTGGAAGGGGTTGATTAAGGTGTTTGATAATGGCGATTTTTGGTATTATAACCGAGAAGTCCACCCAACAAGACAAGCCGTTAGTAGCCTTAATTTGGAAGAAGAAATAAAGGATAAGGAAGTCATTTTTATTATCAATTCTGCCTTTAATCTTTGGCGTTTGGGCTTTGGTTTTGATTTGGATTTGTACAAGCATTTTTTTCCTAAAAAGGTGCTAGAAGACAAAGCATTGTTGGAAATATTGATTCAAGAGCGAATGATAACCGCTCGAAAAGATAAAAAATGGATGGCATTATTGGAAGAACGTGCTACGAATGCTGGGGTGCCTTTTGAAAAAATGTTGTACGACAATGTGGCTTATGTTATCAAACAAAAATTGCAAAAACAATAA
- a CDS encoding alginate O-acetyltransferase AlgX-related protein: MSRKTSNTMQKRLFYLIVAMLFLPILQVLFSFVKVGKLGGYEPIPGDVTFSKAAWVDGSYQDGKEKYLKTHFGFRNWALRLDHQVAYSLYNKSKVHAVVIGKENYLFDYDYILEHNGKFEVKEFEINTRLNRLVQLQDTLKKLGKHLMVVIGPNKADYFHEYLPDEDQIPREGLKTNYDYYIRGMRKRNINLVDANAWFLEMKGKTAYPLFPQTGIHFSFYGAALFADSIISHVEHALGKDLPDFGWTNMEMAKEPREEDDDLEQALNIITNIPSYELPYPTIVINEEGKYKPRSLTIGDSFYWRFVNWGGLQKVWKDGQFWYYNRDAHPSNRQVANLDFGKEIEKAEVICILMASVNLWRFGFGFDDKLYDYYFGDKENAKAMAPTVAQPDDFDILVTRKIEEARNNKEWFEYIQKKAKEEGVDIEIALQNEAVYVVKAELGMLDD, encoded by the coding sequence ATGAGTAGAAAAACAAGCAATACGATGCAAAAACGTCTATTTTATCTTATTGTAGCAATGCTTTTTTTGCCTATACTACAAGTGCTGTTTAGTTTCGTTAAGGTCGGTAAACTAGGGGGCTACGAGCCTATTCCTGGTGATGTAACGTTTAGTAAGGCTGCTTGGGTAGATGGTTCTTATCAAGATGGTAAAGAAAAATATTTAAAAACACATTTTGGATTTAGAAATTGGGCATTGCGTTTGGACCATCAAGTTGCCTATTCTTTGTATAATAAGTCTAAGGTACACGCTGTTGTTATTGGAAAAGAAAATTATTTGTTTGATTACGACTATATCTTGGAACACAATGGAAAGTTTGAAGTCAAAGAATTTGAAATCAACACTCGTTTGAATCGTTTGGTTCAACTACAAGATACGCTAAAAAAGTTGGGAAAACACTTAATGGTTGTTATTGGTCCCAACAAAGCAGATTATTTTCATGAATATTTACCAGATGAAGATCAAATTCCTCGTGAGGGTTTAAAGACAAATTATGATTATTATATAAGAGGAATGCGAAAGCGAAACATCAATTTGGTAGATGCCAATGCTTGGTTTTTAGAAATGAAAGGCAAAACAGCTTATCCGCTATTTCCACAGACAGGAATTCACTTTAGTTTCTATGGGGCAGCCTTGTTTGCCGATTCGATCATCTCTCATGTAGAACATGCACTAGGAAAGGATTTGCCTGATTTTGGATGGACAAATATGGAAATGGCTAAGGAGCCTAGAGAGGAAGACGACGATTTAGAACAAGCATTGAATATTATTACTAATATTCCATCTTACGAATTGCCTTATCCTACGATTGTCATTAATGAAGAAGGAAAATATAAGCCTCGTTCTCTAACAATAGGAGATAGTTTTTATTGGCGTTTTGTCAATTGGGGAGGCTTACAAAAGGTTTGGAAGGATGGTCAGTTTTGGTATTATAATCGAGATGCTCATCCTAGTAATCGCCAAGTGGCCAACTTAGATTTTGGAAAAGAAATTGAAAAGGCAGAGGTAATTTGTATTTTGATGGCTTCTGTCAACTTGTGGCGTTTTGGTTTTGGTTTTGATGATAAATTGTATGATTATTACTTTGGTGACAAGGAAAATGCAAAAGCTATGGCGCCTACTGTAGCGCAACCAGATGATTTTGATATTTTGGTGACTCGTAAAATAGAAGAAGCGAGGAATAACAAAGAATGGTTTGAATACATTCAGAAAAAAGCAAAAGAAGAAGGGGTAGATATAGAAATTGCCTTGCAAAATGAAGCAGTGTATGTA
- a CDS encoding MBOAT family O-acyltransferase, whose protein sequence is MHQTEAQRRKKILLGLSITLNLGLLAFFKYANFFVENVNALISTTGGTEIQWTKIALPIGISFYTFQTLTYSVDVYRKVHKPLERVWDYMLYIMMFPQLIAGPIVRFNSIADQIEDREESYNDRLLGFYRFCIGLGKKVLIANVLGEAVASVIGSNPEAVLAIDWNLINTPIAWWCILAYTFQIYFDFSGYSDMAIGIGRMLGFTFPENFDNPYTSRSITEFWRRWHITLGAFMREYLYIPLGGSRVDSKARIYFNLWFVFLMSGLWHGASWNFVLWGAFHGIFLIVERVFLLSLFKKMGKIGNVISLFYCFFVVMMGWVLFFIEDIRAIGRFYRKLFGFDFSVVESPYSTEFFVILFIAIAFAFSTLLRPIKRVHDLVFLGEYNTWQTLVMYVVAISLFVLSVSSIAASSFNPFIYYRF, encoded by the coding sequence ATGCATCAAACAGAGGCACAGCGAAGAAAAAAAATCCTTTTAGGCTTATCTATTACCCTCAATTTAGGACTTCTGGCCTTTTTTAAATACGCCAATTTTTTTGTAGAAAATGTCAATGCCTTAATCTCAACTACTGGAGGAACCGAAATACAATGGACAAAAATAGCATTGCCTATTGGAATTTCATTTTATACTTTTCAGACATTGACCTATTCTGTAGATGTTTATCGGAAAGTACACAAGCCATTGGAACGGGTCTGGGATTATATGTTGTATATCATGATGTTCCCTCAACTAATTGCAGGACCTATTGTGCGTTTTAACAGCATTGCAGATCAGATTGAGGATAGAGAAGAATCTTACAACGATCGTTTGTTGGGATTTTATAGATTTTGTATTGGCTTGGGCAAGAAGGTGTTGATTGCAAACGTACTAGGAGAAGCTGTCGCATCAGTCATTGGTTCTAATCCAGAAGCAGTGCTAGCAATTGATTGGAATTTGATTAATACTCCTATCGCTTGGTGGTGTATTCTTGCATATACTTTTCAGATATACTTTGATTTTTCTGGATACTCAGATATGGCAATAGGAATTGGAAGAATGCTAGGATTTACCTTCCCAGAAAATTTTGACAATCCATATACGTCTAGAAGCATTACCGAATTTTGGAGGCGTTGGCACATTACCTTAGGAGCTTTTATGAGAGAATACCTATACATTCCATTGGGTGGATCAAGAGTAGATTCTAAGGCTAGGATTTATTTTAACCTTTGGTTTGTATTTTTAATGTCTGGATTATGGCATGGCGCTTCGTGGAATTTTGTGTTGTGGGGAGCTTTTCATGGTATATTTTTGATTGTAGAACGAGTGTTCTTATTATCTCTGTTTAAGAAAATGGGCAAAATAGGAAATGTCATCAGCCTGTTTTATTGCTTTTTTGTGGTCATGATGGGGTGGGTTTTGTTTTTTATAGAAGATATTCGAGCCATTGGACGCTTCTATCGAAAACTATTTGGCTTTGACTTTTCGGTGGTAGAATCTCCTTACAGCACAGAGTTTTTTGTCATCCTATTTATTGCTATTGCCTTTGCTTTTTCGACCTTATTGCGCCCAATCAAAAGAGTACACGATTTGGTGTTTTTGGGAGAATACAACACTTGGCAAACGCTGGTTATGTATGTTGTTGCAATTAGCTTATTTGTTTTATCCGTATCGTCTATTGCTGCCAGCAGTTTTAATCCTTTTATTTATTACCGTTTTTAA